The Gemmatimonadaceae bacterium region CGCCGGTGAGCATCAGGAACACGTCCTCGAGGCTGCGCCCCGCCAGCGCCGGTCGCTCGGCCACGATCTGCTCCAGCGTGCCATACGCCACCGCCCGCCCCTTGGCGATCACGAGGAGCTTGGTGCACAACTCCTCCACCAGGTGCAGAAGGTGCGAACTGAGCACCACCGCGGCGCCGTCGCGCGCCCGGGCGGCGATCGTGTTCTTCATCCGGCGCATCCCGCCCGGATCCAGCCCCGTGAGCGGCTCGTCGAGGATCAACCCCGACGGGTTGTGCAGCAGCCCGCAGGCGATGGCCAGCTTCTGGCGCATGCCGCGCGACAGTTCCCCGGGCAACGCCCGCGCCTTGTCGGTCAGCTCCAGTTCGCGCAGCAGCTCGGGGGCGCGCGCCCCCGCGTCGGCCACGCCGTACACGCGGGCCACGAACGTCAGGTGCTCCTCGACGGTGAGATACTCGAACAAGTATGGCTCGTCGGGAATGAACGCCAGCGCCCGCTTGGCCTCCACCGGGTCGGTCACGATGTCGTGGCCGGCGATCGCGATCGTGCCCTGCGACGGGGCGATGATCCCCACCAGGCAGCGCAGCGTGGTCGTCTTGCCGGCGCCGTTGGGGCCCACGAGGCCGAGCACCTCGCCCGGCCCCACGTCAAACGAGAGTCCGGACACGGCGGGAAAGTCGCCGTACAGTTTGGTGAGCGCGCGAACGGAGATCATGGAAAGGCGGATGGGGGCGTGCCGCAACGATACCACCCGGGCGGCGGCGGCGCGATACCTCCCCCCGCCAGCTACCCGGCCAACACCTCGGACTGGTCGCCCACCGTCACCTGCCCGGCCACCCCCTCCAGCGCCACCTCGTCGCCGATCAGCGAATCGTGAAGCGCGCACCGCAGGATCCGCGCCCGCGAGCCGACGATCGTGTCGCGCAGCGTGGAATCCTCGATCGTCGTGCCGGCGCTGATCGAGACGTTGGGCCCGATCGTCGCCCGGCGCAGCGTCACGCCGTCCTCCACGTACACCGGCTCCACGAACGTCACCCCGGCGCCCGCCGCGGGATGGCGCGCCATGTGCCGCGTCTCGAGGATCGCCCGGTTGGTCGCGAGCAGCGTGTCGAGCTTGCCCGCGTCGTACCAGCCCTCCACGTCGATCACGCGGATCTTCGCGCCGTGGTCGATCATGTACTGGAAGGCGTCGGTGAGATAGTACTCGCCCTTGTTCTTGGGCGCCGCCAGCACGTGGGCGATCCCCTCGTACAGCAGCTTCCAGTTGCGGATGTAGTACAACCCGATGTTGGCGCGCTTGGAGATCGGCGTCGTCGGCTTCTCCACGATCCGCGTCATGTTGCCGTCGGCGTCGGTCACCACCACGCCGAACCGCTGGTAGTCCTCCACTTCCTTGGTCCAGATGATCCCGTCGGCGTCGGTGCGATGGATCACCGAGAGATCGGCGTCGAAGATCGTGTCCACGAACACGATCAGCACCGGCTGGTCCACGTACGGTCGGGCGAGCGCCACGGCGCCCGCCGTGCCGTCCTGCACGTGCTGCTCAATGAACACCGAGTCGAACGGATACTTGCCGCGCGCGTACGCCTCGACCTTCTCCTTGAGATGCCCGGTGATGTACACCACCTGCTCCACCCCGCCCAGGCGCTGCAGGTCGTCCATCACGTAGTCGATCACCGGCTTGCCCGCGATGCGCAGCATCGGCTTGGGCGTCACGTGCGTGTGCGGGCGCAGCCGCGTGCCCTTGCCCGCCAACGGAATGATCACCTTCATGGCGCGCTCGTGCCCTGGCGTCCGTAGCGGTCCTGCAGCCGGACGACGTCGGCCAGATGGGGAGTGGACGCCTCGAGAATGTCGCAGTCGGTGACCGCTTCCATCTGGTGCACCGTGTGCGGCGTGATGCGGTACGCCTCGCCGAGCGTGAGCTTGACGTCCACCGGCTTGGCGTCCGGCGGCACGGCGCCCCCCGCCACCGGCTGGTCCCACACGCGGTAGATCAGCTCGCCCGACAGCAGATACACCGTCTCGTCCTTGACGTCGTGATACTGCACCGACAGGGCCTGCCCCGCCTTGATGTGCAGGATCTTGCCCACGTACTGGTCGGTGTGGGCCCAGATGGTTTCATGTCCCCAGGGCTTGGGGACGTGCGTGACGGTGGCTCGACCGGACATGCGAATCGGGGTGAAGGACCCCACAATATCGCACGATTCCCCGTCATGCGCTGCCAGGGCCACCGCGCTACCAGAGATCCCCGAAGCTGAACGTCCATCGCGCCGCCACGGTCGCGCCGCGCCTGGTCAACCCGCCCCCGCCGGCCAACGCCGGCTGCTGCACCACCAGCGGCGCGTCCAGCCGCACGGTGAGGTCACGATCGTACAGCCGCCCCCGCAGCGACACCCCCACGCCGGCGTCGGCCAGGAACGCCCCGTCCAGCGCGTACGTGTCCGACGACGCGAACCCCGCATCGGCGAACGCCGAGCCCCACAGCGACACGTGGCTGAACACGTTCTCGGCCAGCCGCTGCGACAGCTCCCCGTTGCCCGCCACGATGCGCCGGATCGTGATCGCCGGATCGTACCCGCGCAGCCCTGCCCCGCCCAGCGGCAGATAGTTCACCCCGGGACGCGTCAGCACCGAGCCCCGCGGCCGGTACCAGTTGTCGTCGAACGTCGACAGCCCATCGCGGGCCGACAGGTGCAGCGCCGCCTGCGCCGGCGGGTCGTTGCTCATCGCGCCGTACACCCGCAGGTTCAACGCGTTGGCGCCGTCGTTCCAGTAGTTCGCGCTCCGCGCGCTCAACTCGGCGCGGCCGTATGCCGTGGACGAGAGCCCAACACCCGCCGCCGCGTCGATCGCCGAGTAGCCGCTGTCCGCCAGGAGCGCCGCCGGCAGGCGCACGCCGAACGTGCCGTGCAATTCGGTGAGCGGCCGGTTGTCCCAGTTGGCGGGCAGCATGCCGCGATCGTACACGTACGCCCCCGTCGCGCCCACCGTCGCCGTGATCTTCGGCCCCGGGGCGGTCCAGTACGGGCTCAGGTCCCACCGCTGGGACAGATCCACCCGCCCCACGCCGTCCAGCAGCGCCACGCCGCCCGACAGTCCCATCAGCGGCGCCGGCCACGCCGACACATATGGATTCTCGAATCGCCACCACCCCTGGACGCGGCTGATCGCCCGCGGCGGCGGGCCCGACGGCACGGCCCGCAGCCCACTCTCCACCGCCAGGCCCATGTCGTACCGGTCCACCATCCCCAGGTAATTCGCGCGCGCGCGCATCCCCACCGCCAGCGCGCCCGGGTCCGAGTACCACGCCAGCGGCGACAGCGCCACCAGCGAATGGTCGCGGTTGGCCTGATCCACGAACGGCCAGTCGAACACCGGCTCGGCGCCGCTCAGCCCGAACACGCTGGCGCCCACCACGTCGTCGCGCCGGTCCCAGTCGTACGTGGTGTGGTAGGGATCGATCCGCACCTCGAGCGGCTTCCCGGCGGTGGTGATCTCCACCGTCTGCACGTCCTTCGAGTAGTCGCCCCGGCCGATCGTCCACCCGCTCGCCGTGCGCACCCCCACCGGCATCGGGTGCACGTAGTCGCCGCGCCGCTCGATCGTCGCCGCCGTCACCCAGTGACCGTCGCTCGTCTGCGACGTCACGGCGCGGGTGAGCGCGTAGTCCACCAGCCCCACATGATGCACCCACTGGTCAAAGAACCACCCCAGCGGCTTGCCCGACGCGCGCTCCGCCGAGCCTTCCATGGCCCGCTCGTCCACGTGCTTGAGCGCCCAGCGCGTGTAGTAGTCGTGGAAGAACGCCCGGAACGCGCTGTCGCCCAACGCGTCGCGCAGCTGCGAGTACATCAGCTCGCCGCGGCTGTAGATCATCGCGTTGTACGTCCCGAAGTCGCGGAAGTCGTACGCCGGCGTTCCGATGGGCTGCGAGTGCCCCAGCATGTCCAGGCGCACGAGGTTGAGCCCCCGCTCCTCGGCGCGCGTCATCGTCGTCGCGAACGCCCGATACCCCTGGGCCAACCTCGGCGCCATGGGCGGACCCGCCGCCGCCAACTCCTGCGGCGTCTCCCCCTGCGCCCACGCCGTCTGGTAGCTGGTGAGCCCCTCGTCCATCCACCCCGAGCGCCATTCGT contains the following coding sequences:
- a CDS encoding ABC transporter ATP-binding protein, translating into MISVRALTKLYGDFPAVSGLSFDVGPGEVLGLVGPNGAGKTTTLRCLVGIIAPSQGTIAIAGHDIVTDPVEAKRALAFIPDEPYLFEYLTVEEHLTFVARVYGVADAGARAPELLRELELTDKARALPGELSRGMRQKLAIACGLLHNPSGLILDEPLTGLDPGGMRRMKNTIAARARDGAAVVLSSHLLHLVEELCTKLLVIAKGRAVAYGTLEQIVAERPALAGRSLEDVFLMLTGDGSDRPIGA
- a CDS encoding sugar phosphate nucleotidyltransferase; this translates as MKVIIPLAGKGTRLRPHTHVTPKPMLRIAGKPVIDYVMDDLQRLGGVEQVVYITGHLKEKVEAYARGKYPFDSVFIEQHVQDGTAGAVALARPYVDQPVLIVFVDTIFDADLSVIHRTDADGIIWTKEVEDYQRFGVVVTDADGNMTRIVEKPTTPISKRANIGLYYIRNWKLLYEGIAHVLAAPKNKGEYYLTDAFQYMIDHGAKIRVIDVEGWYDAGKLDTLLATNRAILETRHMARHPAAGAGVTFVEPVYVEDGVTLRRATIGPNVSISAGTTIEDSTLRDTIVGSRARILRCALHDSLIGDEVALEGVAGQVTVGDQSEVLAG
- a CDS encoding cupin; the protein is MSGRATVTHVPKPWGHETIWAHTDQYVGKILHIKAGQALSVQYHDVKDETVYLLSGELIYRVWDQPVAGGAVPPDAKPVDVKLTLGEAYRITPHTVHQMEAVTDCDILEASTPHLADVVRLQDRYGRQGTSAP
- a CDS encoding M1 family metallopeptidase; the protein is RQVVHGVADLVYVNHSPDTLREMYVQQYLNAFRPGSRWSAVDAREGRLRFQDLKDPDYGYERFTAAPTFDGTPEAAQYPGAPDSTVARFTLPHPLAPGDSMRVHFAWDARPSTEFRRQGRAGRHYDFAQWYPKVAVYDRGGWESNPFVPAGELYGEFGTYDVTLVVPDDQVIGATGVPVAGDPGWAAALRWGVLRIPRDAYGSVPPAPAVNVPAGDKAVRFYARNVHHFAWSASPDYRYEGGIYVRQLPPEHFRTWDTLSINVLYQPGDDSTWGGGRAVERTIRAFQWLEKIWGPYAWPTFTNLHRLENGGTEFPMMIMDGSAELPLILHEGGHQFTYGILADNEWRSGWMDEGLTSYQTAWAQGETPQELAAAGPPMAPRLAQGYRAFATTMTRAEERGLNLVRLDMLGHSQPIGTPAYDFRDFGTYNAMIYSRGELMYSQLRDALGDSAFRAFFHDYYTRWALKHVDERAMEGSAERASGKPLGWFFDQWVHHVGLVDYALTRAVTSQTSDGHWVTAATIERRGDYVHPMPVGVRTASGWTIGRGDYSKDVQTVEITTAGKPLEVRIDPYHTTYDWDRRDDVVGASVFGLSGAEPVFDWPFVDQANRDHSLVALSPLAWYSDPGALAVGMRARANYLGMVDRYDMGLAVESGLRAVPSGPPPRAISRVQGWWRFENPYVSAWPAPLMGLSGGVALLDGVGRVDLSQRWDLSPYWTAPGPKITATVGATGAYVYDRGMLPANWDNRPLTELHGTFGVRLPAALLADSGYSAIDAAAGVGLSSTAYGRAELSARSANYWNDGANALNLRVYGAMSNDPPAQAALHLSARDGLSTFDDNWYRPRGSVLTRPGVNYLPLGGAGLRGYDPAITIRRIVAGNGELSQRLAENVFSHVSLWGSAFADAGFASSDTYALDGAFLADAGVGVSLRGRLYDRDLTVRLDAPLVVQQPALAGGGGLTRRGATVAARWTFSFGDLW